The Haematobia irritans isolate KBUSLIRL chromosome 1, ASM5000362v1, whole genome shotgun sequence DNA segment ccggaataactgatagtctgtaaagcgcatatggCAACCCTAAGTCTAATGTAAACAGAGGGAATAAaaatacaagaggacgaaactgtgaagcgaaactgcgtcagtaggtggcagtcatgaggacaatttctttaatatcatgcagtttttgtcggcgcttctcccaaatatcatacagtttccgtcggcgtcacccagtttagttctctgccgactttacgaaacttaaagaaaataggatttaaaacctactttgtagtaataaatgttcttttttacaaatgttttcattccattaaattttttggcagacaatttgaaattataactgccgatgcctttataaacaatttatcaaaacagcgcttcgaccgcaacgtcggtaatacaTTTGTTGTTCTTGTAGAAGAGacattttcgtcctcttgtctttataaacaatttatcaaagcagcgcttcgaccgcaacgtcggtaatacaTTTGTTGTTCTTGTAGAAGAGACATTTTCGTCCTCCAATTCATATCCAGAACTTTTGCAGCTTTGATGGCAATCCCTCTTGCATGCCGATAAGGCAGTTTTCTACGTATTTCTTATTGTatgattttatataatttttgttgtctGATTGCTGAATCCATTTATTTaattcacttttttattttcagaCGGCGAGCGGATGCTGGTggtatttcttttcaaaattcacCGAATTCTTTGATACCTTCTTCTTTGTGATGCGAAAACGTTACGATCAAGTCTCTACACTTCATGTTATTCATCATGGTATTATGCCTGTGTCCGTTTGGTGGGGTGTTAAATTTACACCTGGTGGTCATTCAACATTCTTCGGTTTCCTCAACACATTCGTACACATCATTATGTACACCTATTACATGTTGGCTGCCATGGGACCcaaagttcaaaaatatttatggtgGAAGAAGTATCTCACTGTTTTGCAAATGGTCCAATTTGTTTTGGTTATGATTCACTCATTCCAATTGTTCTTCAAAAATGATTGCAATTTCCCAATTGGTTTTGCCTATTTCATTGGAGCCCATGCTGTTATGTTCTATTTCTTATTCTCGGACTTCTATAAGAAATCCTACTTGAAGAGAGAAAAGGTAAGTTAACCAATATTAATAACTACTAAAACTTTATAGGAGAATCATCTATGAATTCAAGCCCGATTATTAATAACTGGACGAGAAAACGTTTTATTAAGTAATCAgtattagaattttttaaaatatttatatgaacacccatagaagccaccgtagtgcattcATTAGAATGCTCGCCCTGTatacaagggtcgtgggttcaaactcaGTCTCGACCAAGCACCAAGAAGTTCTAGGGTGATTTATCCCTTCTAAGTAGGTAGCTATaaaaagggaggtcccttgccattgagctaacTATACacctagagaaggaatatgatcacctcaacaatgtttcgagagcaaaatgttatttttggacggagaacatgtaacatgtttgcggcaaccatgtaattttctcaaaaagcatatatctgacttcggcaaccatgtatatgtttgccgagaaaacaacatttttgcgacaaaaatgctccATGGTCActgttcaaaaataacattttgctctcgaaacatggttgagttgatcatattccttctctgcgtgtagaatcGGGAAGCACTATGTGATAAGGGagatgttcaccactgtgatatcacaatggactgaatagttaaaGTGAGGCTAATACAAAGGGTTGCCACTATatcttacctaacctaacccatggGGAAAAACATCTGCTAAAAAATCAGTCAGTATCTGCTGctgtatttttctaacagtataccgaataaaatttggtaaaagtttTAGTTTTTAAAGCTCGgtttgcacctctagcgaaaatttcGTTTGCATGGCGATAGCACAGTTTTTCGATGTATTACTTATGAGAGCCAAacgtaaacaatcgataacaacgtCCCACGGAATTGTCAATAGCAAATATATAACAATACATttctttgggacataaaatgtttgtaaatataatatgcttgcatgcaaacatatattactttggaaatagcctataaacatatgtgtttagaaagtgagacctagagagtatgctgcaagtaaaataatgtaagtaaccaattggcaccttaaaaatatatatacacaaagacaatttcattaatttttttttctaccagtgtttgtctaaggtgaaacataatatgtttgagcaatacaaacaatattttgtttggacccatcctgaaaatatatatgcttgaagcaaaatgtgtttggggtatatggtacagaagcgattttttttgagggttcaGTATGGCCAGTTAAGACGCATCCGTCctcaaaaattcccaatttaaaTGATAATTCTCCAAAACATCCCCAACAAATGTTttcaagtttttatgaaaaaatataaagaaatagcTTCTGCTGAGAAAATgagtaaaaatttgaaaaaacatgaaatatttggcatAAGTGTTAgcgttgtgcgactttagtcgcattttgTAACTTTTTTGGCGCCATGCGACTTTTTGTGCGACTTTTCGCACAAAATGAAATGCTTAATTgtaaagtaatttttataaatgggtATTCACCGTGCGCCTTacgcgggagccaccgtggtgccatGACCCGTCCTGCATACAAAGGGCCAAAAaatcaaccccagtttcgaccaaacatcaaaaagtttttcagcggtggaagctgagtgtttcaaagcttctcaccTCAATGTGAAATGCCCTTTCAACTCCGCTATAAAAATGAgttcccttaggttaggttaggtggcagcccgatgtatcaggctcacttattcaatcagcccgatgtatcaggctcacttattcagtccattgtgataccacattggtgaacttctctcttatcactgagtgctgcccgattccatgttaagctcaataataagggaccacctttttatacccgagtacgaacggagttccacactgcagtgaaaccacttagagaagctttgaaaccctcagaaatgtcaccagcattactgaagtgggataattcaccactgacaaactttttggtgttcggtcgaagcaggaatcgaaaccacgaacttgtgtatgcaaggcgggcatgctaaccattgcaccacggtggctcccttgtcattgagctaaacatagaattggACAGCactcacccagcaaaaaaaaattggaagttgttatacaaagcgcatcccggaataccccatcaatttttttttccacttccgaagcagtccttttggacaagctcACAAacgtttcttttaaagcgcatcccagaATACCCTATCGGTTTTTTTTTCCAATGCAGTCCTACATGTTAagtgacaatttaaattttggacacttaaattttacaaaaaataggaaatcaataaaaaagtaaaaaaataataataaaaaacttagATTTCATCTCCgccgggatttgaacctgtgccgtttgattttttcacttcttggaagttcttttgagaacgttttccaaattacgagaatttttaatggcAAAAATATCcatgtttgcactacttccggatcacaatttggggatccaaactacttttttggaagttgCACATTAATAAAAGCGAAGTTAATTACgtatggcatcacaatggacatcTAACCAACGCGGTgtttatgtaataaaaaaaactccacaaatgtaAGGGACTTTTTTATGCTTTTTATGCATTATGCGACCTTTTTGTCCGACCTTTTTTTGAATATGCGACTTTtttgcgactttttcaaaatttccaacggtaacactgttTGGCATACCAACTTGTGGGCTACattaagatcaagatttcgaaataCAAAACCGGAAGGGCGGTGATCATCTTCCAAAAATTAATCGAAAAACTAAAATGGGATTCGATCACTATGAACGAAATTTTACTTGTGCTATTTCAGCACACTTTTTGCTGCAGATATTCATAATTTTCATTGTGTGTAGCAGAAAAATGCAACCTTGTTACTTTGACAGATTTAATAGGTTCTTCTTCGATCGTCACAACATAGTATATAATTGCTtagattaaaaacaaattaagtgtTGAAATTCTAAGTTTAAGTgttcttaaatatttaaatcatcactcaaaaatttctcttttttttctttttttgcttaCAGGGAAAGGCAAGCAATAAATTATATTCAAATGGTGCCATCAAATCGTCCACTGCAAATGGCAAGCACGAGATCAATGGCAATACCAAATTTGCTGAATCAATGGCGAAATTCGAGGACTATGCCAACTGTGCATCACAGACCGCTGAAACGACGAGACAGAGAATAATCGCTGCTGCTGGCAACAATTAAAAGCAAAATCATTAATCAAAAACCATaaacaaatcaaacaaaaacaCTGTGGTTTTCTTCttcgtcttcataaataatttattaattttttaataaacaaaagcCCTACCCTccccaataattttatttagtttgtaAAGATAGTTTTAAGTTTATattcattaataaaagaaaGGAGCACAAAGtaataaatattggaaaaaagaaCCGAACCGAAACATATCAATCAATCAAAACGCCGGAACAAAAGTTCCATAGTATATCCGTCCCCCCGCCCGACCCattgattcaataaatgaaGTATCTTTAAATCGGCCAAACTCACAAAGATTTTGCGAGCAGGCGAGTTATCTTGAATGTCatacaattacaatttttttgtatattttgtatATCGCATCAGTGTAACTCTCCCTAGGCAAGTTTTACAAAGTCAAGAGGTGATATTCGCaaatgtacttaatttaatgacATTGCATAAATCTAAACTGAGAATGTATTAAACAAATACCAGTACCATAATTGCTTGCATCTTAGAAAtgagtaaaattaaattaaagatatATTTATCCCATATTTTCTTTATGTATATACTTAGTCTTAATGTAAGCGTTCTCCTTAGAAAGCCTTATaggacataaaaaaaaaacaaaaagtttattATCTATGTTTTGTAATGCCatgtattttcaaaaatgctaaTGCAGCAAACACTGGTAGaagaattaaacaaattttgttatattacataaaacattttgttaatttgCAAAAAAGAAGTTAACTGAGGTTACCAATAAATATGGATGTTAGGAAACAGCTAAATTGAAcaatatcaaaaacaaaaatcactgtaatatttttatatatataaattctcTCTTCCTCTTTTACGGAAAGAGAAAAACGCTTAATTTTGTGGTATTTGCAGTTTTTTTTAAGTGATTaagtataataaatatatgtatttagaattttaagttaaaaacacatttgtatttttgttataattttaaaaatgatagatatttaataaataaatatgaaaacatGTGAAATTACaagaaacaaagaaaaaattgctgtaattttattttatatatatgccATGCACAGGGTTGCTTGTATGTAATGCAACCAAATTAAGTGCtttatattttctttcttttaattGCATTGTTCAAAAATGTCGgcaatatcataaaattttagaattaatttaGATTTGGTCGAATTGGCAACATTTGCACGATTTATGGCCTTCGGTTTTATTAGACATTAGACAAGACATATTCTAAACCACTGTTTTATTTCCGATAGATGTGCTTAccggcagtgttgccaatttggtgcttttagcaccaaattcagtgctttttgatttctaaaaagcatcaaattgcctttttggtgccttttcaaaaaaagcaccaacttggtgctttctggcattttcatttagtgcttttggtgcttttttattttgaacagtattaagtttaattgatacaaaaattttgattagacttccaagagccgaagaaactcaaatttattgccaaatatagaatttgattgttaggaagttggtattgattattttttaattaatattgttatttagggtattctgtaggaaagtcgagcgatgagtgtcgaatttttgaatttggtagagatgtcattaaaaacgtttgtattaaattcacaaaagcacgcacaactgaaataagcaacagactccttccatatattaatattttgaaagttgaaaaacatcactgatcaaaatgttcgagttttgccgctaaagtgaaaactatatcagtattccttaaaatgaattattaaagaaaagtaattgtgaaaatatgactattttagcagctaaactcgatcttaatacccacctaaacTTCTTACAATTCAATtcccaaaagttctataatacaccttccgaaggttttttttttgtttttttttagtagagcatttaattttcgattttgtggaggACGGtggtagaatttataatatatggaatttataatatatttttggtgctttttggccttggggagttggcaacactgcttacCGGTCTTTAAGAAAGGCCCATATGCACCTCTGGCGGAAATTTCGTTCGAGtgccaataacacagttttgcaatatatttcttatgggaacaaaaagtaaacaatcgataataacgcatcacggaattttcgttagcaaatatatagcaatgcatttcttaaggGTAGCTGAAATTTCGGTTAGAGGTGCATACCCGCCTTAACATGCAACAGGAAGTTTCGCTTGAGATGCTTTCCGGACTCTTGCGAAAAGTCTTGTCGATGCTTTCTCATTCTCAGCTAACTTTTTGCTGTTTTGTCGATGCTTTCTCATTCTCagcaaactttttggtgttttagGTGACTTGACATGTCTACTACTTTCTTTGGGTGTTTTGAGTAAAAatgtatacagtgaaacctctgaaaggtagGCCGCCACGGCcgccaaaattttgtcccaatttgggaggtgtccagttaagagaggttaattttaatgtgttagtatagcaaacgtccccaaacatctgtccacatttgggaggtgtccggttttcagagtgtccaagtttgagaggttcacTGTATTTGCTTTTTGGTTGGGGAAGTTGTCGAAATAACAAACATTATCTGCTACtgcccaaaaataattttaaggtattgcgaatttttcacaaattaagATATATGCTCAGAAAATCTGtctaacaataataacaaacgccaatgattttttttttcagctcaCAAATTACTGTATTTCAACAGATTTTGGCTATAACAGTAACAGTTGTGCAACAGAAAACGTCAAAGTAGTCGGAAGCTTGCCAACATCTATTTGTATAGCAAGTCTACCACGCCAAGATAAGCCTAgacttctagaaaaaaaatcgtttctataagaaattcgtACCTagcttttctatcgaaattttaatttgcacgaaattgtctatccataaatataaaaaatcgataataaccACTCACGGGATTTTCGTGAGCAAATAGCAGTACATTTTAGGGAACCTGGTACATGCTGATAATACAGATTTCCATGTATTTCTTATAGCAGCTCTTGCGAAAATGCATGTTTCAtgcaaataat contains these protein-coding regions:
- the Elovl7 gene encoding ELOVL fatty acid elongase 7 isoform X3 translates to MTIITSIYDGWRDLMDNKSDPRTRDWFLMSSPFPTIAISITYAYIVKILGPKLMENRKPFELRKVLIVYNLFQVLFSTYLFYEASIGGWLNGYSLRCQPVDYSYTPSAIRTASGCWWYFFSKFTEFFDTFFFVMRKRYDQVSTLHVIHHGIMPVSVWWGVKFTPGGHSTFFGFLNTFVHIIMYTYYMLAAMGPKVQKYLWWKKYLTVLQMVQFVLVMIHSFQLFFKNDCNFPIGFAYFIGAHAVMFYFLFSDFYKKSYLKREKGKASNKLYSNGAIKSSTANGKHEINGNTKFAESMAKFEDYANCASQTAETTRQRIIAAAGNN
- the Elovl7 gene encoding ELOVL fatty acid elongase 7 isoform X2, whose product is MFWRWWYTSETETIITSIYDGWRDLMDNKSDPRTRDWFLMSSPFPTIAISITYAYIVKILGPKLMENRKPFELRKVLIVYNLFQVLFSTYLFYEASIGGWLNGYSLRCQPVDYSYTPSAIRTASGCWWYFFSKFTEFFDTFFFVMRKRYDQVSTLHVIHHGIMPVSVWWGVKFTPGGHSTFFGFLNTFVHIIMYTYYMLAAMGPKVQKYLWWKKYLTVLQMVQFVLVMIHSFQLFFKNDCNFPIGFAYFIGAHAVMFYFLFSDFYKKSYLKREKGKASNKLYSNGAIKSSTANGKHEINGNTKFAESMAKFEDYANCASQTAETTRQRIIAAAGNN
- the Elovl7 gene encoding ELOVL fatty acid elongase 7 isoform X1, which produces METLTNYTKGYQSLPMETIITSIYDGWRDLMDNKSDPRTRDWFLMSSPFPTIAISITYAYIVKILGPKLMENRKPFELRKVLIVYNLFQVLFSTYLFYEASIGGWLNGYSLRCQPVDYSYTPSAIRTASGCWWYFFSKFTEFFDTFFFVMRKRYDQVSTLHVIHHGIMPVSVWWGVKFTPGGHSTFFGFLNTFVHIIMYTYYMLAAMGPKVQKYLWWKKYLTVLQMVQFVLVMIHSFQLFFKNDCNFPIGFAYFIGAHAVMFYFLFSDFYKKSYLKREKGKASNKLYSNGAIKSSTANGKHEINGNTKFAESMAKFEDYANCASQTAETTRQRIIAAAGNN